The following is a genomic window from Sphingobacterium spiritivorum.
GTCAGCGTTTCTTTATCTATCCCATTTCCGTTGTCCTTCACATGAAGTTCAATTAGCTGTTCCTGCACAGTTACCCATACCTGAATAAGTTTATCCTTCCGGTTGTTGTACTTAACTCCGTTTTCTACCAAATTATTGAGTAATGTCGTAAACATAAATCTGTTAGTAACAATATGATATCGCTTTTCTTCATCTTTGGGAGAATAATCAATTTCGACCTCTTTCCCGCAATTGATACGCAGGTCTGTAACACTTTCGTCCAGCAGCTCATGAAGATTGTAGATATCTTTTTCTACATGATGAGGGCTGAACTTACTCACATTGATAGCCTGATTGATAAGCTTGTCAAGCCGACCGGCTTGTCTGTCGATGATATCCAGATTGATAGTAGTCATGCCGCCTGTGCTATCTGCAGGGATATCTCTTCTCACATTTTTACTCGCCACCTGTATTGTTGCCAGTGGAGTATTAAATTCATGGGTAATATTATTAAGAAAATCTGTCGTCATTTCATTCATTTTCTTTTGTCTTACCCAATTGTTGAAGGTCAGAAAATAAATTCCGACAACAGCCAGCAAACAACAGCCTGATAACAAAAGTAAAGGAAGAATATTTTTGAGAACCGCTAACGTTTTACCGTCTTTATCTGCATACAGGGAAAATTCGACCCGATTGCTATATTTCAGATGGGAAGAAATAAATAAACTGGAAACCATTTGATGGGGCTTGATCAACCGGGGATCTCCCTGAATAATGGTCATGGTATCAGGAGATGACATTGGGCCGGAGTCGAGCAAATCAATGAAACTGTGCCCGTCAAAAGTAACAGAAATACCACCCAGAACCAGTGTATATTTAAAGTGAGAATCCAGATTATCCTTTTTGAGCAGTTCCGCAAATAAGCTGTCCATCGTAGATCCTTCCTGAAGCTGTCGGACAATCTGATGATAGATTTCTGCGCTCCTCTTTTTGAATAATTCAGGATCGCTGTGATATAGACTATCCAGTGTTGACATTTTTGGCAACAATACGGAATCAATTATAGCTTGTCCTCCCGGAAAGAGCTTGTCGTTGATAATGGCTCTCTCATACGCTATTTTAAGCTTATTTTTCTCCTTTTTGAACAGATCATTGCTTTTGATAGTATACGTACTTGATATCAATTGATATTGCAAGATCATCAAAACCAAAAAACTGGCAATAGCAATAAGTTTATAAATTCTTTCGGTATTCAGGTACATAAATCAGCGATTGGGTATTCGCAAATTTGGTAATTATATAGCAAAGAGACCAATTTTATTTTATTCCGGAACATATCTCTTCAAGATAAATCCGGTCAGTCCATTCGTATACATAAGGGTTGATTTTTCTAAATGGGAACCAGTTCTTTTATTCCCGATTTATTTCCACAGTAGGCTGACTGTCCAGTTGTTCGTATATGGAGTTTTGCGATACAAATTCGGGTACAATATTTTTTAGAATCCGAACCAAATTTATTGGTTTTATTGTTCCTGAACGCCTATCCCATATGTGTTCACAAAGCTTATCCAGCAAAATCCTTTTCTCATTCAGGTCTTCACTGTTGATCTTCGCGATCATTATTTTTTCGTGATGTGTTCTGATTGTATTTTCATTATTTGCCAGCAACTCTTCATATATCTTTTCTCCCGGGCGTAGTCCAGTTATCTTGATATCAATATCCTCCGGATAGCGGTAGCCTTTTAGTCGGATCATACGCTTCGCAAGCTCTATGATCTTTACAGATTTGCCCATATCAAAGACAAATATTTCTCCGCCCTTACCCATTACTCCCGCTTCCTGAACAAGCTGGCAAGCCTCCGGAATAGTCATAAAATAACGTGTAATATCGGGGTGCGTCAGTGTCAAAGGACCACCTGCTTCCATTTGTCTTTCAAATAAAGGAATAACAGATCCGTTTGATCCCAGTACATTACCAAAACGGGTAACAATAAAGGCTGTCTGCAATTGTTGCTGACAGCTGTTTACGTATATCTCTGCAGCTCTTTTTGTCGCTCCCATCACATTCGTCGGATTAATCGCTTTATCCGTCGAAACCATAACAAATTTTTTGGCTTTATACTTAACGGCCATATCCGCCACATTTCGTGTGCCTATAACATTTGTTAAGATAGCTTCATATGGATTTTGTTCCATTAACGGAACGTGTTTATATGCCGCCGCATGAAACACCAGATCCGGATGAAACTGTGCAAATATCTCCTCCATAAAAAGCCGGTCTCTCACATTACCCACTATATAGTGCACCCGTTCAGGATGAGTAGCGAGTAGCGTTTGCTGCACATCATATATAGCCGATTCAGCCTGATCGATCAAAATTAACTGATCATAATTCTGTAGGGAAATCTGTCTGGCCAGTTCGGAACCTATTGACCCTGCAGCGCCAGTCACTAATATCACTTTTCCATACATCTCATGCTGTATAGCTGGATTATCCAGTTGAATAACCTTTCTACCTAAGAGATCTTCGATTTTTAACGCCCTGATCTGCCGTTGTTTTCCGGCATTTAACATAGTATTAGATGGAGGCATTATTCGTATCTCCAGTTCCAGATCCTGCGCCTTTTCAGTAATACGTTCCAGTCTCTCCGGATCATTA
Proteins encoded in this region:
- a CDS encoding sensor histidine kinase produces the protein MYLNTERIYKLIAIASFLVLMILQYQLISSTYTIKSNDLFKKEKNKLKIAYERAIINDKLFPGGQAIIDSVLLPKMSTLDSLYHSDPELFKKRSAEIYHQIVRQLQEGSTMDSLFAELLKKDNLDSHFKYTLVLGGISVTFDGHSFIDLLDSGPMSSPDTMTIIQGDPRLIKPHQMVSSLFISSHLKYSNRVEFSLYADKDGKTLAVLKNILPLLLLSGCCLLAVVGIYFLTFNNWVRQKKMNEMTTDFLNNITHEFNTPLATIQVASKNVRRDIPADSTGGMTTINLDIIDRQAGRLDKLINQAINVSKFSPHHVEKDIYNLHELLDESVTDLRINCGKEVEIDYSPKDEEKRYHIVTNRFMFTTLLNNLVENGVKYNNRKDKLIQVWVTVQEQLIELHVKDNGNGIDKETLTHMFKKFFRGKPEYAKNGVGLGLYYVQQTVVQHDWDIKVDTVIGEGSVFTLVIPMVDVN
- a CDS encoding polysaccharide biosynthesis protein, whose translation is MLKKGILIILVYLFFFIGYGTYRGIVRQTGIRDAISVFKVIWVAMLTLMAANFVFRFFIPEDSILDDYLRMSYAVLFMHAFLSMVVLVAARIFYRTIYEAFFLRKRKQVNVLIFGASRPGLMALSLLRDDVRVKYSVFAFVEDKPSRVGKRLAGFKILGLDRLDKQLIHDCNIEQIIIAVENNDPERLERITEKAQDLELEIRIMPPSNTMLNAGKQRQIRALKIEDLLGRKVIQLDNPAIQHEMYGKVILVTGAAGSIGSELARQISLQNYDQLILIDQAESAIYDVQQTLLATHPERVHYIVGNVRDRLFMEEIFAQFHPDLVFHAAAYKHVPLMEQNPYEAILTNVIGTRNVADMAVKYKAKKFVMVSTDKAINPTNVMGATKRAAEIYVNSCQQQLQTAFIVTRFGNVLGSNGSVIPLFERQMEAGGPLTLTHPDITRYFMTIPEACQLVQEAGVMGKGGEIFVFDMGKSVKIIELAKRMIRLKGYRYPEDIDIKITGLRPGEKIYEELLANNENTIRTHHEKIMIAKINSEDLNEKRILLDKLCEHIWDRRSGTIKPINLVRILKNIVPEFVSQNSIYEQLDSQPTVEINRE